GTCTGTAAATGTATTTACAAAATTCAACATGGCTGCCTATTCAGATGCTCTAGGAAGGTTGTGTAAATACAGAGAGAAGAGTTCAATTAGAGTAAAATATCCATACTTGTAGCACATTCATATTGTACCATGTATTGTTCAATTCATACATTTAAATTGCAGTAACTATTCAGTCATTGTGCTTGTTTTTCATCGGTTCATTAAAGAATAGGTCTTTGATTAAGTCATGGTAAACTGTAAAAATGGTGTTCCTTTGAACTTTTTCTCTTGCATTACATGATATTGAATAACGTGTTCCATCATGACCTGTTACATGACTATTACCACTTGATCCAGTTGTTTATGCAAAATAGCTATTTGTATATAAACAGTATAACTTGTACACATGCATTGTAAAGAAATTATAATAATTGATGTGCTATACTTAGTCTTGGTTGTAATTTATGGCTTCTCTTTACTGTGCAAAACGACCaatttattatttatatatttttgtacttttttttttttttaatccccCAATTTTCATGATATTCAATTGGTAGTTGCAGTGTTGTCCCATCTctgcaactcccctatggactcgggagaagcgaaggtcaagagccatgcatcctccgaaacaggACCCTGctaagctgcactgcttcttgacacactgctcgcttaacccggaagccgcaccaatgtgttggaggaaacaccgttcagctGGTGACCAAAGTCAGCGGGGCCATCTGTGCGCTGCCTCATGGgactcctggtcacggccggctgtaaCACAGCCTGAGATCGAACCCAGgtttgtagtgacacctcaagtactgcgatgcagtgccttagaccgctgcgccacttggagGCCCAACTACCTTATTTTCTAAAGATGACATCATAATCTGCCCTTGTAGCCCACACTCTTGATAACCTCAACCACTGCTCCCTGCTCCAGAATTGACAATAATGTTGAATTATACATTGCCCAACAAACTGCATGTAATGGATCTAATTTACTGGTGAGTGGATGCTATTTCATTTCATTGCTGTAAGTAGTTAAGGAAAGAAAACTGAATACATCTGTGGAATATAAATTGCcggatttataaaggatgtatAAATCAAGAGTGCCAAGAGCTATGTCTACCGTATGTGTAGAACAACACAAAGTACAAGCCAAAAGGAGTGGTCTTTCATTCAACTGACAATCAAAAACGTCTTGCATTGATTTGACCCTGAACATTCAGAGTTTGATTGACTCTTCAAACCAAAATCATCAGTGAAGAAACCGTGTACCTTTTAAGTACTACCTCAAACCCCATGTCCAAGTATTTTACATTTCAACGTATAACAAATGTGAGAGAGCTATCATTCAACGAGTTGTCTATGTTATCAATCTGTCAATGAAGACACCGGTGCCCCTGGGTGAACCATCACAGACTCGGGCATGTTTGCTGTGAAACTCTGGGgggcactgacagacagactggagaGAATGTTGAGAATGTAGATGTTGAGCCACTGGAGCCCAGTGACTGCTGGTTTGAGAGGCAGATGTCTGCCAATGACTGTGTCCGTGACTATGTCCATGGCCCAGCCTTCAAATGTCTTTGGTGTGGTCTCGGTAGCCTGTAGGTTGGAGGAAACTGGAGTGTAGGCTTGGACTGGGTAGGAATGATTCTGGAACCAATGAGAATGTGGAGAGTTTACAGAGAGCTTATCTAACTAAACAGTGATTCTCTAACTAATCATGGGGGACCACTAGGTGCCTATTGTACAGTATTCAATTACAGCTGAGGATCATCTATTGAAACTGCTCATTATACTGTAGTACATCATGTACTCTGGCTTGCACCCAGCAATCATGTTCATTTAATGACCTCTCGTCTTGTAGGATAAATGATGCATCTAGTGCTTTCTCAGTACTCAGGGTGGGTGGACTGTCTTCCTTCTCTATTGATGTAGGGTCATACAGGACATCAATGTtcaggggcacaactttcactggggacagggAGACATCCCCCcccattctgaaattgcatttttgtcccccccagaTGTATCATTGAAaggtgatacaaaacgaggcaaaaGTGTGCTTTAGGGCCTTGAGGATGCGGTTGGGTTGGCTGTTTGGACTATTTATCTGACCGGATGGGGAGAAAaaacacttctaaaaccaaagttgtccCTCAGAAGCCTGAAAGGCATCTTCTTATCCAGGACTGATGCTCTATGTTCAGCATGAGGACTCAACACACATTTCAAGCATATTATTTactttaattgaacctttatttaactaagcaaattagtttaagaacaaattcttatttacaatgatggcctaccctggccaaacccggacagagctgggccaattgtgcaccgccctatgggattcccaatcacggccagatgtgatacagcctggattcaaaccagggactgtagactgagatgcagtgccttagaccacagcaCCGCACATAAACATATTACCATTTAACTACACTATTAAGCCCACTTAAAGCTGTGACATACTGCAGTGTATCACAGTTATTTTCAACCACAATAAGGTTGGAGTAAGGATAGAGATCCCCCCTGCTATGATGGGGATGCAGAGGAAGAGAGTGTGGGACCAAAAGTGTTACTATGACCAGAAACAGCCAGGCCAGGGCTAACATGGGTACACTGACCCCAAAAAGAAAGCCCTTAACCATAAGTGAGTACACTGTGGCCATACCCAGAATGGAGGGGGATACAGGAACTAACCCCTCCACTTGATTCTGGGCAGATGCACCAAACAGTACCAGCCCCAAGGTTGTGTACAACACCCCTGTGTTGATAGAGAGCAGCTGAAACATGAGGAGGAACCAAACGGTGCCCACAGTCTTCTCAATCCCACCACAGAGGAGCACCAGAACCCCAATGCTGAGGAGTATCTGGGTCTCTGTCTGATGGTGGAAGGAGTATGTGATGGGCTTGTGTACCgcaaaggaagaggagaggattaAACGGATGTTATCGGGTTGACAGACATCAGCGGCATTGATGTGTTGTGCTCTAGCTTGCTGCTGTAGCCTAATGGCACAATCTGTTACGTCATTAACGTTAGCTACACGTTGTAGCACGCTAGATAACGTTACAACAGACCCATTcaaagtggctagctagctactgagcATGATTCTTGAGTCACTCAACCCCTCCTTGCTAAGGTACCATGCCCATTGGCAAAAACTGTAGTTACAAGACTTTAGACATCTTCTGATAAACCGAAATATGTAGTGACTGTAAACAAAACTGATGATACTGTAACggccctgggtttataagcgcggaaattgactctgccgcacgagcatgcttttggggcacagtcgatagcgcgccggacctcgggctagaaggtccgagggttcgagacctgctccctgtctgtttcattacaatactaTAATGACAGCAACAATGCCACTTGTTAGCCTGAACTCAGGAGTAAAACTCTTGAACCTCTGAACCACATCTTTCTAAACTATTCGGGTGATCATGTTGATGCTCAGTACAAACTTGTCAAACTACTAGAGGATAATCAAGCACAATACAAAATGTCAGTAACGACACTTTTCTTCCAATATTGCACAACACTTTAGCCAAGACTTGAGAAGCTAGCTTGCTAAACCAAAACAAATGTACTGAACTTCCGCATTTGGATTAATCACTTTCACAACCACAAAGATACTGTTGCGCAGACCATGAAGTGCGTTAAAGGCAGTGCTGCATTTAAAGACACTTCCTTCCACCTGCTGGCTTGTGCCTGAAATGTGATGACCAAGGAGTCCTCAACAGCTCATGTGAGTTAGATAGAAAGTTAGATATATTTGATTGGACaatttaataaaataataaaacccGTTGAATTAAATAAAACGTGTCAGGCCAGGGACAACACAATAAAGTAAACGGTTTCTATTGTGGTCCCTTAATGTTACTCAAAGTAAAAcaataatacaacaaaatattTGGCAAGGAATGGTTTCTTCCTATTGATATCATGTTGGTCTATCTATGTAAAACGTCCAACCAACCATCGATACAACCATTACTCAGTCAGTAAGATATAATAAGCACATCACGTTCGTTATTGAGCTACAACCAGTGAAAATATGATACCACTAGTCCGGCTCCAAACAAGCGTTTTTCTTGTGACGTATTAAGCGCAGTCATAAAGCTGTGACCCAAAATGACGTAACCATGCATTATTTCACTACATAAACGGTGTTCAGATTTGATTTAATCTGTTCAATAGTTTTCTTCACTCAGGTTGTTGCAGGTAATCTTTGGCCTTTTGGGGCACCTCCTTCccaacatatatatacatatataggaaatagggtgccatttgggatgccatctttgtgtgtgtgtctgtgtgtgagtcaggATGTGTTTTGTGTCTATTAATTGATGGAAATGTTTCCCTCAGAAAGAAAGATGGATCGTAATGATGAGAGAATCAAAAGAGCTTTAAGACGCCGCCCTTATGTGGTAAATATCaaatatttgtttgttttgtccTGTTTTTGTTATATTATCACATTTTAAATTAAGTGTTGTGTTGACAGTTGAAACCAGTGAGGGTGAACACCCCTGATTCCGTGTTGTGGCCAACCGGCAAGGTGCACAGAAGGCCAAAGCCTGTAAGTCATATCTGACCtgaaacaaaaacacatacacattAGTTATGCATTCTGCATGTACAAACTGCAGTTCTCAGAATTATAGCAAATGCAGATATCCCTATCTAACTTCATTGAATGCTGTCTTGACAGTCTAATTCAGTGCAGacccctcagatccacaaaaggcCTGTAAGTCAAATTCAACCACATAACAGTCCTTATATTATTTATTGATACACAATTCAAGGCCAATATGAGCAAAGCAGTGTTGAATTCATTCTTTACTGTTAACAGCCAATCATTGTGAGCTATGGGCAGGACCAGACATCTGGGGATGGATGGAGCATCAATCTAGAGCCTCTCAGCCAGGTCATCTCTGCTGTTCCCATAAAGACACAACAGTTCGATCAATCTGTTGATTCATATGGCCATTTTGGTTGGCTTGGTTGAATTGACAATTATCCATTCGAGATGCTAAAGAATCCTGTACTATGGAAGATCTTTTGCCCCACCCCTAATGTTATGGAAGTTGCATTTATTGCATTTTCAGTTACCCATGTATTACTCACTACTTGTACAACCATGTTGGATTGCCTACATATTCTATGTATTCTATGGCTGCCATGAGTACAtgcctttctctgtctcctcagtcTGGAAGGGTGACTCGGCTGATAGAGAGAAAATATCATGACGTGATCTCATCCTCCAGTTCTGATGACTTTTCCATCTACTccttcactgactgtgaatctgAGGTAAAAGAGTTGTACCCTACCGTCCATGTCTTTGTTGAGTGACATCACTGGGAGGAGGATGGTCTCTGACTATTTGACTCTGATACACAGTGTGATGATGAGGATCATGAAAGGTGGACACCAAAGCTGAAAGTTGAGAatggaaaggagacaaagcttgATGTGAGGGATATGGACGAGGATGATGATCTTTCTCTCCACTCCTTCGATGACTCAGACTTCCTGGTAAGTTCTGcatattaaatattttttatatatatacatgggggattggaaatgatgcagacaattacttaTTGAGTGTAGTCATGTATCTGCAATGTGTATAGAGTAGTTATAAAGTATTTCTACAGATTGTGTTGAACATAGCACTTTCCTGATATGTTACTTTACTTTCTGGTCCTACAGAGCCCAGGGAAGGTCTCAGGTCCTGTATCTGTCAAGAatggcctctctcctcttgtaACCTCAGCACACCGGACACTGGCTGAAGCCCTACGGGCCCTGCCCTCTGCTGTAGGCTCTCCCTACCCAGTAAATGTTCCAAGGCCTCGGACTCCTCTCAACCCTGTCATTATCGCTCCGCCCCGAACAGAGAACTTCCCATACCGCCACAGCCCTCGCCTGGCTCCCATCACCAACCTGAGCGAGACCGGCAGGAAGCTGCTCCAGGAAATGGCTGGAGTGACCCCACAGGTGAGAGGAAATACAAGAAGGGAATATTGGCCGTAAGTCCTTCTATAGTATAGCATAAGTCCTTCTCTAGTATAGTATAGCTCTAGGTATAGTAGCTCAAGAGAAGAGAAAACCCATAAGCTTACATTACTTTATCTGCTTGTCCAAAATATTCAGGAAGGGAAGGTCAATAAGAAAAAGAAGAGCAACGCCAAAAAAGAATTGAAGCAAGAGAAGGCCAGTAAGACGAAACAGATGGGAAATGTTGGAGAAAGTAAGGAGGAGGACAAGAAAGAGGAAAAGAAGAGTCTGAGGAAGAGGTGAGGAAATAGAGGAGGGAGAAGTGGAACATAACCAGGGAATACTAGACTAGAGAATTAGAGAAATAGAATGAGGTAGCAGAGAAAGAGCAGCTATCTGATGTGTAAGTGCAAACTTAAGCAAAAAGGCACGAGgaggtgtgatatatggccaatatatcacggctaagggctgttcttaagcacgacgcaacacggagtgcctggatacagcccttagccgtggtatattggccatataccacaaacccccgaggtgccttactgttattattaactggttaccaacgtaataagagcagtaaaaataaatgttttgtcatacccgtggtatacggtctgttataaactgggtggttcgcgccctgaatgctgattggctgacagccgtggtatatcagaccatataccacaggaATGACAAAGTATTtaattttactgctctaattacattaaCCAGTTCATCATAGCAATAAGaaaccttgggggtttgtggtatatggccaatataccacggctaagggctgtatccaggcactccgtgttgtgtTGTGcgaaagaacagcccttagctgtttaaggaaaaaggaaaaaggcacgagggggtgtggtatatggccaatataccacaccccctcgtgcctttttccttaaatataccacggctttcagccaatcagcattcagggatcgaaccacccagtttataatactatTTATTCTCCTGTGGTTTTTAATTGACAGGTTTCTTCAGTGGCTGCTGTCCAAACTGAGATGTTCAAAGAAATAATGGACAACTATtacttctaacacacacacacagattttgaGTATTGGTTAttcctacaacacacacaaatgtaatttCAGAGACAGGAACTATGATTAGCAAAATACATATATTGGTCTCATTCTTATATTTTGAGACATGCAGCATTATTtaaataaaacatatatattgATCCCCATACAGCCTATGA
Above is a window of Oncorhynchus kisutch isolate 150728-3 unplaced genomic scaffold, Okis_V2 scaffold2356, whole genome shotgun sequence DNA encoding:
- the LOC109892837 gene encoding uncharacterized protein LOC109892837, whose amino-acid sequence is MDRNDERIKRALRRRPYVLKPVRVNTPDSVLWPTGKVHRRPKPSNSVQTPQIHKRPPIIVSYGQDQTSGDGWSINLEPLSQSGRVTRLIERKYHDVISSSSSDDFSIYSFTDCESECDDEDHERWTPKLKVENGKETKLDVRDMDEDDDLSLHSFDDSDFLSPGKVSGPVSVKNGLSPLVTSAHRTLAEALRALPSAVGSPYPVNVPRPRTPLNPVIIAPPRTENFPYRHSPRLAPITNLSETGRKLLQEMAGVTPQVSSVAAVQTEMFKEIMDNYYF